Part of the Solwaraspora sp. WMMA2065 genome is shown below.
GTACGAGCTGGTGGTCGCCACCAGTGCGGCGACGACAGTCGCCTTCAGTTGACCGTCGGCGAGCACGGTCAGTGCCAGAGCGTTGAACACCGCGAAGTTGACCACGGTGTTGATGCCACCGACGGTGCCGAACTTCAGCGCCTCGCGGATGAACCTCTGCCAGCGCTCGGGCAGAAGGCGAAGTATTCGCATCAGATCACCATACGGCAGGTCGACGGGCCGTTCGGGTTGACTGGCGGGTAGGGCGGCACCGGGTGGGGCTAGTCGCGGTCGCTGGCGGCCGCCACCGCGGCGGGTGCCGCGACGGTGAACACGAACCTGCGGTACGCCCAGAACCGGAACAGGGTGCCGACCGCCACGCCCACGATGTTGGCCGCGATGTTGTCGGCGAGCAGCGTCTGGAACACCCCCGGCCAGATGCTGCCCAGCCCGTAGTGGCTGATCCCCAGACAGGCCAGACCGATGCCCAGGCCGACGGCGTTGAAGAAGAAGTAGAGGCCGTACTCGCGGGCCAGTCCGGACCTGACCGAGTGCCGCCAGGTCCAGAAGCGGTTGCCGACGAACGCCACCGATGCGGCGATTACCGTCGACAGCGTCTTGGCGCTGAGCGGGCCCAACCCGAGCAGGCTTGAAGCGACGTTGAACAGGGTGATGTCGACGATGAAGGCGATCCCGCCGACCACCCCGAACTTGCCGATCTCGCGGACCAGCAGACCGAACCGGTCCCGGAGCCGGCGGATCAACCCCGGACTGGATGCGGGCGCGGACGGCTCGCCGGCGGCGTGGACGGGCACGTGGTCGAGCGTAGCGGGTTCCCGCCCGCCGATGTGTCGGCACCACCCGAGTTTCCCGGCCACCCCCACGCTTCCGGCACTCGAGTTCTGAACACGCAGAGTGATTGGGGTTGGAGTCGGTCGAGAGCCGGAGGTTTTTGCGTACAACTGCGCGTGGGAGCGAGAAACAACTCGTCAGATTGCATGCGCCGATAACTTGTGCACTTCTTCACAAGCTCCTCGGCTGCCCTGAACGATCAATCGGCTTACCCTGAGTCCAACTCCCGGACTTGTAACCCGGCGGCTGGGCCCGACCATCCGCCGGTGCCGTGCACTCCAGGAACGAGGTCAGCGCCGACCACGAGGAGATCGCCATGACTGCAACGGCCACCGCGTCCGTACCGTCGAACTTCCCCAGCCCCGCCCCGACCAGCCACGCCCGCCTGCTCGACTGGGTCCGGCAGATCGCCGACCTCACCACACCGGACCGGGTCGTCTGGGCCGACGGTTCGCTCGCCGAATGGCACCGGCTCACCGACGAACTCGTCGACTCCGGCACCCTGGTCCGACTGGACAGCGAACGCCGCCCCAACTCGTTCTGGGCCCGCACCGACCCGACCGACGTGGCCCGGGTCGAGGAACGTACCTTCATCTGCTCGCCCGACGAGTCCGACGCCGGACCGACCAACAACTGGGTGGACCCCGCCGAGATGAAGCGGGTGATGACCGAGCTGTACCGGGGGTGCATGCGCGGCCGGACCATGTTCGTGGTCCCGTTCTGCATGGGCCCGTTGGACGCCCCGGAGCCGATGTTCGGGGTGGAGATCACCGACAGTGCGTACGTCGTCGCCTCGATGCGGATCATGACCCGGATGGGCGCCGAGGTGCTCGCCGCGATGGGCGACGACGCCGAGTTCGTACCGGCCCTGCACTCGGTCGGCGCCCCGCTGGAGCCGGGCCAGGCCGACGTGCCGTGGCCGGCCAACGAGATCAAGTACATCTCGCACTTCCCGCAGACCCGGGAGATCTGGTCGTACGGGTCCGGCTACGGCGGCAACTCGCTGCTCGGCAAGAAGTGCTACGCGCTGCGGATCGCCAGCGTGATGGCCCGCGACGAGGGCTGGCTGGCCGAACACATGCTGATCCTCAAGCTGACCGCGCCGGACGGGCGGGTCCGTTACGTAGCCGGCGCGTTCCCGTCCGCCTGCGGCAAGACCAACCTGGCCATGCTGGAGCCGACCATCCCCGGCTGGAAGGTCGAGACGATCGGCGACGACATCGCCTGGATGCGGTTCGGCGACGACGGCCGGCTGTACGCGGTCAACCCCGAGTACGGGCTCTTCGGCGTCGCGCCCGGCACCGACTGGCGGACCAATGCCAACGCGATGCGGACCCTCGACCGGGGCAACTCCATCTTCACCAACGTCGCGCTGACCGACGACCGCGACGTGTGGTGGGAGGGGATGGGCGAGCCACCGGCGCACCTGACCGACTGGCGGGGCGAGGACTGGAACCCCGACCGGGGTACCGACGCCGCCCACCCGAACAGCCGGTTCTGCACCCCGATCACCCAGTGCCCGATCCTGGCCGACGAGTACCACGACCCGCGCGGCGTACCGATCGACGCGATCCTGTTCGGCGGCCGGCGACGCACCACGGTGCCGCTGGTCACCGAGGCACGCGACTGGGTGCACGGCGTGTACCTGGGTGCCACCCTCTCCTCGGAGACGACCGCTGCGGCGGCCGGCAAGGTCGGGGTGGTCCGGCGGGATCCGATGGCGATGCTGCCGTTCATCGGCTACCACGCCGGGGACTACTTCCGGCACTGGATCGAGATGGGCAAGGGCACTGACGGCGACGCCGCCAAGCTGCCCCGGATCTTCTACGTCAACTGGTTCCGCCGCGACGACGACGGCCGGTTCCTCTGGCCCGGCTTCGGGG
Proteins encoded:
- a CDS encoding GtrA family protein, producing MPVHAAGEPSAPASSPGLIRRLRDRFGLLVREIGKFGVVGGIAFIVDITLFNVASSLLGLGPLSAKTLSTVIAASVAFVGNRFWTWRHSVRSGLAREYGLYFFFNAVGLGIGLACLGISHYGLGSIWPGVFQTLLADNIAANIVGVAVGTLFRFWAYRRFVFTVAAPAAVAAASDRD
- a CDS encoding phosphoenolpyruvate carboxykinase (GTP) → MTATATASVPSNFPSPAPTSHARLLDWVRQIADLTTPDRVVWADGSLAEWHRLTDELVDSGTLVRLDSERRPNSFWARTDPTDVARVEERTFICSPDESDAGPTNNWVDPAEMKRVMTELYRGCMRGRTMFVVPFCMGPLDAPEPMFGVEITDSAYVVASMRIMTRMGAEVLAAMGDDAEFVPALHSVGAPLEPGQADVPWPANEIKYISHFPQTREIWSYGSGYGGNSLLGKKCYALRIASVMARDEGWLAEHMLILKLTAPDGRVRYVAGAFPSACGKTNLAMLEPTIPGWKVETIGDDIAWMRFGDDGRLYAVNPEYGLFGVAPGTDWRTNANAMRTLDRGNSIFTNVALTDDRDVWWEGMGEPPAHLTDWRGEDWNPDRGTDAAHPNSRFCTPITQCPILADEYHDPRGVPIDAILFGGRRRTTVPLVTEARDWVHGVYLGATLSSETTAAAAGKVGVVRRDPMAMLPFIGYHAGDYFRHWIEMGKGTDGDAAKLPRIFYVNWFRRDDDGRFLWPGFGENSRVLKWIVERLDGTGTAVETPIGNVPTADALDLSGLAVDPADVAAALAVDPAQWRAELPQITEWFERFGDKLPGVLWAELDALRARLDAAD